One window from the genome of Salvia splendens isolate huo1 chromosome 9, SspV2, whole genome shotgun sequence encodes:
- the LOC121749286 gene encoding 1-aminocyclopropane-1-carboxylate synthase 7-like yields MAIEIEIEKKPSVRLSKVAVSETHGEDSSYFAGWKAYDEDPYHETCNPSGVIQMGLAENQVSFDLLEQYLDQNSNNGISSSGFKENALFQDYHGLLCFRKAMARFMEQIRGGRAKFNPERVVITAGATAANELLTFIIANPGDALLVPTPYYPGFDRDLRWRTGVKIVPVHCDSSNNFEITQAALDAAYEEADANNITVRGLLITNPSNPLGATIKRAALEQILDFAVRRNIHLVSDEIYSGTTFSPDEFISVAEVLESRGYRDSERVHIVYSLSKDLGLPGFRVGTIYSYNDDVLTTARRMSSFTLISSQTQQLLATMLSDVEFTQNYIETNRRRLKKRYDMIIDGLGEIGIECLNGNAGLFCWMNLSSLLKEATKEEELELWKLILNEVKLNISPGLSCHCSDPGWFRVCFANMSEQTLQIALTRLGKFMNGPSPNRRPCS; encoded by the exons ATGgcgattgagattgagattgagaagaagcCCTCCGTCCGCCTCTCGAAAGTCGCCGTGTCGGAAACACACGGGGAAGATTCGTCGTATTTCGCCGGCTGGAAAGCCTACGACGAAGACCCTTATCACGAGACATGCAACCCCTCCGGCGTCATTCAAATGGGATTAGCTGAAAATCAG GTTTCATTTGATTTACTAGAACAATACTTGGACCAAAATTCAAACAATGGGattagcagctctggctttaaAGAGAACGCACTGTTTCAAGATTATCACGGCCTGCTTTGTTTCAGAAAG GCAATGGCGAGGTTCATGGAACAAATCAGAGGCGGTAGGGCGAAATTCAACCCTGAGAGAGTCGTGATCACCGCCGGCGCCACCGCCGCCAACGAGCTCCTCACCTTCATCATCGCCAACCCCGGCGACGCCTTGCTCGTCCCCACCCCTTACTATCCAGG GTTTGACAGAGACTTGAGATGGCGCACCGGCGTGAAGATCGTCCCCGTTCACTGCGACAGCTCGAACAACTTCGAAATCACGCAGGCGGCTCTCGACGCCGCATACGAGGAGGCCGATGCCAACAACATAACCGTGAGAGGCCTTCTGATCACCAATCCATCAAACCCCCTCGGTGCGACCATCAAGCGCGCCGCGCTCGAGCAGATCCTCGATTTCGCAGTGCGCAGGAACATCCACCTCGTCTCCGACGAGATCTACTCCGGCACCACCTTCTCCCCCGACGAATTCATCAGCGTCGCCGAGGTTCTCGAATCCCGGGGCTACCGGGATTCGGAGAGAGTCCACATTGTGTACAGCCTCTCCAAGGACTTAGGGCTCCCCGGATTTAGGGTTGGCACAATCTACTCCTACAACGACGACGTTTTGACAACGGCGCGGAGGATGTCGAGCTTCACGCTGATCTCGTCGCAGACGCAGCAGCTCCTCGCCACCATGCTCTCCGACGTGGAATTCACTCAAAATTACATTGAAACGAATCGGCGGAGGCTGAAGAAGAGGTATGATATGATCATCGATGGACTTGGGGAAATCGGGATCGAGTGCTTGAATGGGAATGCCGGGCTGTTTTGCTGGATGAATTTGAGCTCGTTGTTGAAGGAGGCGACTAAAGAGGAGGAGTTGGAGCTGTGGAAGCTTATATTGAATGAGGTGAAGCTTAATATATCACCCGGATTGTCTTGCCATTGCTCGGATCCCGGCTGGTTTCGTGTTTGCTTTGCTAATATGAGCGAGCAGACGCTGCAGATTGCGCTCACAAGATTGGGAAAATTCATGAA tggtccgtctccAAATAGGAGACCCTgttcataa